From a region of the Candidatus Pelagibacter sp. FZCC0015 genome:
- a CDS encoding 5-oxoprolinase subunit C family protein: MSSNYLDIIRPGINTTFQDKGRDHLYHIGIPFSGAMDNRNYLIANKLVNNNLDSAVIEFAYQGPHIKYSGEKINFAITGDVIFSIKKKDTEIEGKCYESYQIENGDEINIISTNKSVYGYLALGGKFDLKFQWNSYSINTKANIGSNDGKKLDLGQRINLKKINSNKDIKKTNYINTKIENIRVIKGTNFDYFSEEGKKIFYEKEFTVSKLSDRMGMRLEGPKIENIVNTNIKSEGLIKGVIQVPADGNPIIMLSDHGTIGGYPKIGVVASVDYDRLVQMSPGSKIKFKEINLSDAETLFKLYEMETQNLLSQI; this comes from the coding sequence ATGAGTAGTAATTATCTAGATATAATCAGACCTGGAATTAATACTACCTTTCAAGATAAAGGTAGGGATCATCTTTATCATATTGGTATTCCATTTAGTGGTGCTATGGATAACCGAAATTATCTTATAGCTAATAAACTTGTTAATAATAATTTAGACTCTGCAGTGATAGAGTTTGCATATCAAGGTCCTCACATAAAGTATTCAGGAGAAAAAATTAATTTTGCTATTACTGGTGATGTAATTTTTTCCATTAAAAAAAAAGATACTGAAATCGAGGGCAAATGTTACGAAAGTTATCAAATTGAAAATGGAGATGAGATAAATATCATATCTACAAATAAATCAGTTTATGGATATTTAGCATTAGGTGGAAAGTTCGATTTAAAATTTCAATGGAATAGTTATTCTATAAATACTAAAGCAAATATTGGATCTAACGATGGAAAAAAATTAGATTTAGGGCAAAGAATTAATTTAAAAAAAATAAATTCAAATAAGGATATTAAAAAAACTAATTACATTAATACTAAAATAGAAAACATAAGAGTGATTAAAGGCACTAATTTTGATTACTTTTCTGAAGAAGGTAAAAAAATATTTTATGAAAAGGAATTCACAGTATCCAAACTTTCAGACAGAATGGGCATGAGACTAGAGGGACCTAAAATTGAGAATATTGTGAACACCAACATAAAATCAGAGGGTTTGATTAAAGGTGTAATCCAAGTACCGGCAGATGGAAATCCAATTATAATGCTTTCAGATCATGGTACTATTGGTGGCTATCCAAAAATTGGAGTTGTGGCTAGTGTCGATTATGACCGATTAGTACAGATGTCTCCTGGTTCAAAAATAAAATTTAAAGAGATTAATTTATCTGATGCAGAGACTTTATTTAAGTTATATGAAATGGAAACTCAAAATTTACTATCACAAATTTAA
- a CDS encoding NAD(P)/FAD-dependent oxidoreductase, with translation MKIAVVGSGISGLSAAYYLSKKHHVDLFEREDHFGGHSHTIDIFFDEKKVSVDIGFIVFNFQTYPNLINFFKENDIQIEKSNMSFSVSVDNTNFEYCGKGLSGIFSNKSNLFNIEFLKMFFDIIKFYKKSDQVNVSNDKITLGEYLKINKLSKTFVDYHIIPMVSAIWSMPPYEASKMPISFFLRFFQNHGLFKLKNRPQWYTVTNRSRTYVSKILSQISGEHYKNYKVTKVKRKSSGLDLYYGGESEFFDYDKVVLATHADEALKLIENPTEDEKNILSNFSYKENIAYIHTDQRAMPKNKKAWSSWNSSIDDKNLEKNSITYWLNLLQNLKCDENIFLTLNPYFNIDEKKILRKVKFTHPYYDQKALDAQSELIKIQNQKDLLFCGSYFGYGFHEDGIKSSIEMLKNLND, from the coding sequence ATGAAAATTGCTGTTGTTGGCTCAGGTATTTCCGGATTAAGTGCTGCTTATTATTTATCTAAAAAACATCATGTAGATCTTTTCGAGCGAGAAGATCATTTTGGTGGACACTCACACACAATAGATATTTTTTTTGATGAAAAAAAAGTTTCTGTAGATATTGGTTTCATTGTTTTTAATTTTCAAACTTATCCAAACTTAATTAATTTTTTTAAGGAAAATGATATTCAAATTGAAAAAAGCAACATGTCATTTTCAGTTTCAGTAGATAATACAAACTTTGAATATTGTGGAAAAGGTTTGAGTGGAATTTTCTCTAATAAATCAAATTTGTTTAATATAGAGTTCTTAAAAATGTTTTTTGATATCATTAAATTTTATAAAAAAAGTGATCAAGTAAATGTATCAAATGATAAAATTACTTTAGGTGAATATTTAAAAATTAATAAACTATCAAAAACATTTGTTGATTATCATATAATACCAATGGTATCTGCAATTTGGTCTATGCCTCCTTATGAAGCGAGTAAGATGCCAATTAGCTTCTTTCTTAGATTTTTCCAAAATCATGGATTGTTTAAATTGAAAAATAGACCGCAGTGGTACACAGTAACTAATAGAAGCAGAACTTATGTTAGTAAAATACTTTCCCAAATAAGTGGTGAACACTACAAAAATTACAAAGTTACAAAAGTTAAAAGAAAGTCATCAGGATTAGACCTATACTATGGTGGAGAAAGCGAATTTTTTGATTATGATAAAGTAGTTTTGGCAACACATGCTGATGAAGCCTTAAAGTTAATTGAAAATCCAACTGAGGATGAGAAAAATATTCTTTCGAATTTTAGCTACAAAGAAAATATAGCTTACATACATACAGATCAGCGGGCCATGCCAAAGAATAAAAAAGCCTGGTCTTCTTGGAATTCATCAATAGATGACAAGAATTTAGAGAAAAATTCAATTACCTACTGGTTAAATTTATTACAAAATTTAAAGTGTGATGAAAATATTTTCTTAACACTAAATCCTTACTTCAATATTGATGAGAAAAAAATATTGAGAAAAGTAAAATTTACACATCCATATTACGATCAAAAAGCGTTAGATGCTCAATCAGAGCTTATTAAAATACAAAATCAAAAAGATTTACTTTTTTGTGGCAGTTATTTTGGTTACGGATTTCATGAAGATGGAATAAAATCATCTATTGAAATGCTGAAAAACCTTAATGATTAG
- the gcvT gene encoding glycine cleavage system aminomethyltransferase GcvT, with amino-acid sequence MEIKKTSLNKLHQSNNAKFVEFAGYEMPIQYSKGIIEEHKFTRSHSGIFDVSHMGQLFIHGDESLTEELEKIFPLDLKNLKQNCSKYSFLMNEDAGIYDDLIITKIEEGYLIILNAACKDKDFEILSNLLGSKFKMNLDNSRSLIAIQGPKSVEILNSIINGVDQLNFMTGNWFDSDNQKLFVTRSGYTGEDGFEISISNDKAEKFVENLIKKGAQLIGLGARDTLRLEAGLCLYGHELDINKTPVEANLRWAISKSRLSNGGFIGSKKIMNQMQDGASQVRVGIKPEGRLIAREKTKIFDDTDTQIGEITSGTFGPSVNGPIAMGYVNKEFSKVDTKILLEVRGKKHPANVCALPFYKKNYVKGVN; translated from the coding sequence ATGGAAATAAAAAAAACATCACTAAATAAACTTCATCAAAGTAACAACGCTAAGTTTGTTGAATTTGCTGGCTATGAAATGCCTATTCAGTATAGCAAAGGAATTATTGAAGAGCATAAATTCACAAGATCCCACTCCGGAATATTTGATGTATCACATATGGGCCAGCTATTCATACATGGTGATGAAAGTTTAACAGAAGAATTAGAAAAAATTTTTCCATTAGATTTAAAAAATCTGAAACAAAATTGCTCAAAGTATAGTTTTTTAATGAATGAGGATGCGGGAATTTATGATGATTTAATCATTACTAAAATCGAGGAAGGATATTTAATTATCTTAAATGCTGCATGCAAAGATAAAGATTTTGAGATTTTATCTAATTTACTAGGTTCGAAATTTAAAATGAATTTAGATAACAGTAGATCTTTGATAGCAATTCAAGGACCCAAGTCTGTTGAAATTTTAAACTCAATTATAAATGGGGTTGATCAACTAAATTTTATGACAGGAAATTGGTTCGATTCTGATAATCAAAAATTATTTGTTACAAGATCAGGTTATACAGGGGAAGATGGATTTGAAATTTCAATTTCTAACGATAAAGCTGAAAAATTCGTTGAAAATTTAATAAAAAAGGGAGCACAACTTATAGGACTTGGGGCAAGAGATACCTTGAGATTAGAAGCTGGATTATGTTTATATGGTCACGAATTAGATATTAATAAAACACCGGTTGAGGCAAACCTTAGATGGGCAATCTCAAAATCTAGATTATCAAACGGAGGTTTTATTGGATCAAAAAAAATTATGAACCAAATGCAAGATGGAGCAAGCCAAGTAAGAGTAGGGATTAAACCCGAAGGTAGATTGATTGCTAGAGAAAAAACTAAAATATTTGATGATACAGATACACAAATTGGTGAGATAACTAGTGGCACGTTTGGACCAAGTGTAAATGGCCCTATAGCGATGGGTTATGTTAATAAAGAATTTTCAAAAGTTGATACTAAAATTTTGCTTGAGGTAAGAGGAAAAAAACATCCAGCAAATGTTTGCGCATTACCATTTTATAAAAAAAATTATGTGAAAGGAGTAAATTAA
- a CDS encoding DUF1365 domain-containing protein, whose protein sequence is MISSCIYNGNVTHKRFKPKEHFFKYKVFSLFIDLSELNELNDKLKFFSLNKFNLISFYEKDHGDRDGSSLFEWVKKNLINNEISTENIKVKLLCYPRIFGYVFNPLSIFFVYDRNDNLISILYEVKNTFGEQHTYVFKVEGQNKLIQNNCSKKFHVSPFIEMDCNYFFRILNPEQKLSVVIDQYDQEGKILFASQDGERSDLTSKNLMNSYLKHPLMTFKIISAIHFEAFKLWIKGIKFIKKKFKIKNNITVEN, encoded by the coding sequence ATGATTAGTTCTTGTATATATAATGGAAATGTAACCCATAAGAGATTTAAACCAAAAGAACATTTTTTTAAGTATAAAGTATTTTCATTATTTATAGATCTATCAGAGCTAAATGAGCTTAATGATAAATTAAAATTTTTTTCATTAAATAAATTTAATCTTATTAGTTTTTATGAGAAAGATCATGGTGATCGTGATGGGTCATCTCTTTTTGAATGGGTAAAAAAAAATCTAATTAATAACGAAATCAGTACAGAGAACATTAAAGTTAAACTTTTATGCTATCCAAGAATATTTGGTTATGTTTTTAATCCACTAAGTATTTTTTTTGTATATGATAGAAATGATAATTTAATTTCTATTTTATACGAAGTTAAGAATACATTTGGCGAGCAACACACATATGTTTTTAAAGTAGAGGGACAAAATAAATTAATTCAAAATAATTGCTCAAAGAAATTTCATGTTTCACCATTTATTGAAATGGATTGTAATTATTTTTTTAGAATATTAAATCCAGAGCAGAAGTTGTCAGTTGTAATTGATCAATATGATCAAGAAGGAAAAATTCTTTTTGCATCTCAAGATGGTGAAAGATCTGATTTGACAAGTAAAAACTTAATGAATTCTTATCTTAAACACCCTTTAATGACGTTTAAAATTATCTCTGCGATACATTTTGAAGCGTTTAAATTGTGGATTAAAGGAATTAAATTTATAAAGAAAAAATTTAAAATTAAAAATAATATAACAGTAGAAAATTAA
- a CDS encoding DMT family transporter, which yields MNFLSKIPGPFLVFLGACALSFGGLIVKSFDGSTLWQILFWRSLFFIGVITIFLIFTYRGKIFSALYKSGIPGLFGGIILSIGFASYVFAMYETTVANANFIIQTQALFLAIFGYVFLKEKISKITLTCIITAVVGIILMLGSSLTPGQMTGNLVAFIMPISFAILILIVRKYPKVDMIPLQLVAGIFATLIGLFMSPSILVSTNDIFLGFIAGFFQVGLGFILITIGARSTPSAFVGIIMLTEAVLGPMWAWMFANENPPLTVLFGGAVVITAVVIQFLSPLLVKKLAK from the coding sequence ATGAATTTTTTATCAAAAATACCAGGACCTTTTTTAGTTTTTTTAGGAGCTTGTGCGTTAAGTTTTGGAGGTTTAATTGTTAAGTCTTTCGATGGATCTACACTTTGGCAAATATTATTTTGGAGATCACTTTTCTTTATTGGAGTAATTACAATTTTTTTAATCTTTACTTACAGAGGAAAAATTTTCAGTGCTCTTTATAAATCTGGAATTCCAGGTTTATTTGGAGGTATAATTTTATCTATTGGATTTGCTAGCTATGTGTTTGCTATGTATGAAACAACAGTAGCTAATGCAAACTTTATAATTCAAACTCAAGCTTTGTTTTTAGCAATTTTTGGTTACGTATTTTTAAAAGAAAAAATTTCAAAAATTACATTAACTTGCATTATTACAGCAGTAGTTGGTATCATTTTAATGTTAGGAAGTTCACTAACACCAGGTCAAATGACTGGAAACCTAGTTGCATTTATCATGCCGATATCATTTGCAATCTTAATTTTAATTGTCAGAAAATATCCAAAAGTCGACATGATACCTTTACAATTGGTTGCTGGAATTTTTGCAACACTAATAGGTTTGTTTATGTCACCGAGTATTTTGGTTTCAACAAATGATATTTTTTTAGGTTTTATTGCAGGATTTTTTCAAGTTGGACTTGGATTTATACTTATAACAATTGGAGCAAGATCAACTCCTTCAGCATTTGTTGGAATCATTATGTTAACTGAAGCTGTTCTAGGACCCATGTGGGCATGGATGTTTGCAAACGAAAACCCGCCACTTACTGTACTTTTTGGGGGAGCCGTAGTTATAACAGCAGTAGTTATACAGTTTTTGTCTCCATTACTTGTTAAAAAACTAGCCAAATAA
- the gcvH gene encoding glycine cleavage system protein GcvH: MSEVKFSKEHEWITLEGDVATIGITKHATEMLGDIVFAELPEKGSNVEKDGTAGVVESTKAASDVYTPVSGEVVDTNQAIVDDPSKINEDPEGSAWFFKLKMKDQSEMDSLMNKEEYDKFAKESAS; the protein is encoded by the coding sequence ATGAGTGAAGTAAAATTTTCAAAAGAACATGAGTGGATTACTTTAGAGGGAGATGTAGCCACAATAGGAATTACAAAACATGCAACAGAAATGCTCGGCGACATTGTTTTTGCAGAACTTCCTGAAAAAGGATCTAATGTTGAAAAAGATGGTACTGCAGGAGTAGTAGAGTCCACGAAAGCTGCTAGTGATGTTTACACTCCAGTTAGTGGTGAGGTAGTAGATACTAATCAAGCTATTGTAGACGATCCTTCTAAAATTAATGAAGATCCAGAAGGTTCAGCATGGTTTTTTAAACTTAAAATGAAAGATCAATCTGAAATGGATAGTCTTATGAACAAAGAAGAATACGATAAATTTGCAAAGGAGAGTGCTAGCTAA
- the gcvP gene encoding aminomethyl-transferring glycine dehydrogenase, with protein MLHNSQKDFLKRHIGPSDEDQNKMLKELNYKSLDDLIKSTVPEKIQLKDELNIGESNSEYEALRKLKAISKKNQIYSNFIGMGYYGTYTPYVILRNILENPGWYTSYTPYQPEVAQGRLEMLLNFQQMIVDFTGMDIANASLLDEGTAAAEAMGLSHRLNKKDSNLVFVSENCHPQTIDVIQTRAEPMGLKVLVGNEDEVLDQLKEDLVCGILQYPGTLGDIVDPSEAISKIHKKNGKAILACDLLALAKLKTPRELGADIAVGSSQRFGIPMGYGGPHAAFFATKDEFKRSMPGRIIGVSVDRHGNKAYRLSLQTREQHIRRDKATSNICTAQALLAIVSAAYAIYHGPEGIRTIAERVSQLAKNFADKLKQSGYEIYSDHFFDTVTIVTKDKTDQIYKNALDQKVNIRRVNSEMLAVSFDEKKNVYRVNQLLKIFNAAESIKKEDPTVSLPNLPKNLLRTSKYLEHPVFNSYHSETEMLRYLKKLEDKDIALNRTMIALGSCTMKLNATAEMIPISWRELAEPHPFVPIEQMEGYRDLFTDLKNWLRSITGFSGVSLQPNAGAQGEYAGLMVIRKYHLDRGEENRNICLIPSSAHGTNPASAQMVGMKVVVVDCDKEGNVDFEDLKKKAEMHSENLGALMVTYPSTHGVFEEKITDICELIHKHGGQVYMDGANLNALVGIARPGNFGPDVCHINLHKTFCIPHGGGGPGMGPIACKRHLQVYLPNHPVVKDCGPATGIGAVSAAPWGSSSILSISWMYIKMMGSEGLKLATQIAILNANYIAHRLKDHYPILYKGSNGNVAHECIIDIRSIKTETGITEEDIAKRLIDYGFHAPTMSWPVAGTMMIEPTESESLSELDRFCDTLISIKSEIDMIKSGKFDKVDNPIKNAPHTDIELTSDEWNHKYSREQAAYPAKFLKANKFWPPVARVDNVYGDKNIFCTCPSMDEFKEDAA; from the coding sequence ATGTTACATAATTCTCAAAAAGATTTTTTAAAAAGACATATTGGACCTTCAGATGAAGATCAAAATAAAATGCTTAAGGAACTTAATTACAAATCACTTGATGATTTAATCAAAAGCACAGTGCCAGAAAAAATCCAATTGAAAGATGAATTAAATATTGGAGAATCTAATTCAGAATATGAAGCATTAAGAAAATTAAAAGCAATTTCAAAAAAAAATCAAATTTATTCCAACTTCATAGGAATGGGTTACTACGGCACTTATACGCCATATGTAATTCTGAGAAATATTTTAGAAAATCCAGGTTGGTATACTTCTTATACACCTTATCAACCCGAGGTAGCTCAAGGAAGATTAGAAATGCTGCTTAATTTCCAACAAATGATAGTTGATTTTACAGGAATGGATATAGCAAATGCATCTTTATTAGATGAAGGAACAGCAGCCGCAGAAGCAATGGGATTAAGTCATAGATTAAATAAAAAAGATAGTAATTTAGTTTTTGTCTCAGAAAATTGTCATCCACAAACAATAGATGTAATCCAAACAAGAGCAGAACCAATGGGATTAAAAGTACTTGTTGGAAATGAAGATGAAGTATTAGATCAATTAAAAGAAGATTTAGTTTGCGGTATATTACAATATCCAGGAACATTAGGAGATATAGTAGATCCTAGTGAGGCAATAAGTAAAATTCATAAAAAAAATGGTAAAGCAATTTTAGCTTGTGATTTATTAGCACTTGCTAAGTTAAAAACACCAAGAGAACTAGGAGCAGATATTGCTGTTGGAAGTTCTCAAAGGTTTGGAATTCCAATGGGTTATGGTGGACCTCACGCAGCTTTCTTTGCAACTAAAGACGAGTTCAAAAGATCTATGCCAGGAAGAATTATCGGTGTGTCTGTTGATAGACATGGAAACAAAGCATATAGATTATCATTACAAACTAGGGAACAACATATCAGAAGAGATAAAGCGACAAGTAATATTTGTACTGCCCAAGCTTTATTAGCAATTGTTTCTGCAGCTTATGCTATTTATCATGGTCCAGAGGGTATCAGAACTATTGCTGAGAGAGTTTCTCAATTAGCTAAAAATTTTGCAGATAAATTGAAACAATCTGGATATGAAATTTATTCAGATCATTTCTTTGATACAGTTACAATTGTAACAAAAGATAAAACTGATCAAATTTATAAAAATGCTTTGGATCAAAAGGTAAACATTAGAAGAGTAAATTCTGAAATGTTGGCAGTTTCTTTTGATGAAAAGAAAAATGTTTATAGAGTAAATCAATTGTTGAAAATTTTTAATGCAGCTGAGTCGATTAAAAAAGAAGACCCAACAGTAAGTCTGCCTAACTTACCAAAAAATTTATTAAGAACTTCAAAATATTTAGAACATCCTGTTTTTAATTCATATCACTCAGAAACTGAGATGCTTAGATATTTAAAAAAATTAGAAGATAAAGATATAGCTTTAAATAGAACAATGATTGCACTTGGTTCATGTACTATGAAATTAAACGCTACTGCAGAAATGATACCTATTTCGTGGAGAGAGTTAGCAGAGCCTCATCCATTTGTTCCTATTGAGCAGATGGAAGGATATAGAGATTTATTCACTGATCTTAAAAATTGGCTGAGATCAATTACAGGTTTTTCTGGTGTTTCACTTCAACCAAATGCAGGCGCTCAAGGTGAATATGCAGGGTTAATGGTTATAAGAAAATATCATTTAGATAGAGGCGAAGAAAACAGAAATATATGTTTAATACCTAGCTCAGCACATGGAACCAATCCTGCTAGCGCACAAATGGTAGGAATGAAAGTTGTCGTTGTTGATTGTGACAAAGAAGGAAATGTTGATTTTGAGGATTTAAAGAAAAAAGCAGAAATGCATTCTGAAAATCTTGGAGCATTAATGGTCACTTATCCGTCTACTCACGGAGTATTTGAGGAAAAAATTACAGATATATGTGAATTAATTCATAAACACGGTGGCCAAGTTTATATGGATGGCGCAAATTTAAATGCGCTTGTTGGTATTGCAAGACCTGGAAATTTTGGTCCAGATGTTTGTCACATAAACTTGCACAAAACATTCTGTATTCCACATGGTGGTGGAGGACCAGGAATGGGTCCAATTGCATGTAAAAGACATTTACAAGTTTATTTGCCTAATCATCCAGTTGTTAAGGACTGTGGACCTGCCACAGGAATAGGAGCAGTTTCAGCAGCACCTTGGGGAAGTTCAAGTATTTTATCAATTTCATGGATGTATATTAAAATGATGGGTTCTGAAGGTTTAAAATTAGCTACTCAAATTGCAATATTAAATGCAAATTATATAGCTCATAGACTTAAAGATCATTACCCAATTCTTTATAAAGGTTCAAACGGAAATGTAGCACATGAATGTATTATTGATATTCGATCTATTAAAACTGAAACAGGGATTACTGAAGAAGATATAGCCAAAAGATTGATCGATTATGGTTTTCATGCACCAACAATGTCATGGCCAGTAGCAGGCACAATGATGATTGAACCAACTGAAAGTGAAAGCTTGTCCGAACTAGATAGATTTTGTGATACTTTGATTAGCATTAAATCAGAAATAGATATGATCAAATCAGGAAAATTTGATAAAGTTGATAATCCAATTAAAAATGCACCTCATACAGATATTGAATTAACTTCAGATGAGTGGAATCATAAATATTCAAGAGAGCAAGCTGCGTATCCTGCAAAATTCTTAAAAGCAAATAAATTTTGGCCTCCGGTTGCAAGAGTAGATAACGTGTACGGAGATAAAAATATTTTTTGTACTTGTCCAAGCATGGATGAGTTTAAAGAAGATGCAGCATAA
- a CDS encoding 5-oxoprolinase subunit B family protein has product MIKNISNLGDAALYCDFGNEVNKSINSQVIKYFKTIKEKKFEGINNLTPSYNKLIISFDLKKTNFKEVKNYIENINAQDSKDINSKKLEIPVCCHENFSMDIKRLEEILKLSREKILENFLNKEYFCYMTGFIAGMPFLGDLDENMRAQRLETPRVKVPKGSVALTEQFANIYTFESPGGWNILGNTPLDVFDSSKEDKPNLINPGDTVIFKEITLDQYKNYNE; this is encoded by the coding sequence ATGATAAAAAATATATCAAATCTTGGTGACGCAGCTTTGTACTGTGATTTTGGTAATGAAGTAAATAAATCAATTAATTCACAAGTAATAAAATATTTTAAAACTATTAAAGAAAAAAAATTTGAAGGCATAAATAATTTAACACCTTCTTATAATAAACTAATTATTTCTTTTGATCTAAAAAAAACAAATTTTAAAGAAGTAAAAAATTATATTGAAAACATTAATGCTCAAGACTCAAAAGATATAAATTCAAAAAAATTAGAAATACCAGTTTGTTGTCATGAAAATTTTTCAATGGACATTAAAAGATTGGAAGAAATATTAAAATTAAGTAGAGAAAAAATTTTAGAGAATTTTTTAAATAAGGAATATTTTTGTTACATGACAGGGTTTATTGCTGGCATGCCTTTTCTTGGTGACTTAGATGAGAATATGCGAGCTCAACGTTTAGAAACCCCAAGAGTAAAAGTACCCAAGGGATCTGTTGCATTAACTGAGCAATTTGCAAACATTTATACATTTGAAAGCCCAGGTGGATGGAATATTTTAGGAAATACCCCTTTGGATGTTTTTGATAGTTCAAAAGAAGATAAACCAAATCTAATTAACCCAGGAGATACAGTAATTTTCAAGGAAATTACTTTAGATCAGTATAAAAATTATAATGAGTAG
- a CDS encoding 5-oxoprolinase subunit PxpA, which translates to MEININCDLGEKSKHHSNKHDPDLLEIVNSANVACGYHAGDDESMNQVVQISKKNGVSIGAHPSFNDPENFGRQRMNLSPNEVRQLIIDQYEILQKIAQNHGENVTHIKPHGALNNMACEDIDLATTLAKAINEISKDLIYLVPTGSKMEEAAKKLNMRIACEIFADRNYEDDGNLVSRKKQHALITDPEEAKKHVLNMVKNQSLNCHSGKQIPCEIDSVCIHGDNESSLSTAKSIRENLIENGLQLKPLNQMKKFI; encoded by the coding sequence ATGGAAATTAATATAAATTGCGATTTAGGTGAAAAATCAAAACATCATTCAAATAAGCATGATCCAGATTTACTAGAAATAGTTAATTCTGCAAATGTCGCATGTGGTTATCACGCAGGTGATGATGAGTCGATGAATCAAGTAGTTCAAATTTCAAAAAAAAATGGTGTTAGTATTGGAGCGCATCCGTCATTTAATGACCCTGAAAATTTTGGCAGGCAAAGAATGAACCTTTCACCTAATGAGGTAAGGCAATTGATTATTGATCAATATGAAATTCTTCAAAAAATTGCTCAAAATCATGGAGAGAATGTTACTCACATAAAACCACACGGTGCTTTAAATAATATGGCTTGTGAGGATATAGATTTAGCTACTACTTTAGCAAAAGCTATAAACGAAATTAGTAAAGATTTAATTTATTTGGTTCCTACAGGATCTAAAATGGAAGAAGCAGCCAAAAAACTAAACATGCGTATAGCTTGTGAAATTTTTGCAGATAGAAATTATGAGGATGATGGCAATTTGGTTTCTAGAAAAAAACAACACGCTCTTATTACTGATCCAGAAGAAGCTAAAAAACACGTATTAAATATGGTTAAAAATCAGTCACTTAATTGTCACAGTGGAAAGCAGATACCTTGTGAAATAGACTCTGTGTGCATACATGGGGATAATGAAAGTTCATTATCTACTGCAAAATCAATAAGAGAAAATTTAATAGAAAATGGGCTGCAATTAAAACCACTTAACCAAATGAAAAAATTTATATGA